From the Martelella mediterranea DSM 17316 genome, one window contains:
- a CDS encoding biotin-dependent carboxyltransferase family protein, producing MNRLEVARAGLMVSVQARPRTGYLAAGVSPSGPMDEAAFRIAQALVGNGDDAAALEFAQFGGSYRVSAPCMVAVTGGAAQVTINGRAMPLWESHALRPGETLEIGPMRGAVWGYIAFSGGIAVPELLGSRATHVRNAMGGFEGRVLAEGDLLPLGESALAPPQRLTEIFHYPQGPIRIVAGPQDDRFDSRAWTLLLTEPFSVSSRRDRMASLLDGPLLRAIGGHDIISDATPAGSIQVPGSGIATMLTAERQTTGGYPKIATVISADLPRLAQMPAGKPFHFVRIGQDEAEARLLAERERVEAAIRSIATPV from the coding sequence ATGAACAGGCTGGAGGTCGCCAGGGCCGGGCTCATGGTCTCCGTGCAGGCGCGTCCGCGCACCGGCTATCTTGCCGCCGGCGTCTCGCCATCCGGGCCGATGGACGAGGCGGCCTTTCGCATCGCGCAGGCGCTTGTCGGCAATGGCGATGACGCGGCGGCGCTGGAGTTTGCCCAGTTCGGAGGTAGCTATCGCGTCAGCGCGCCCTGCATGGTGGCCGTCACCGGCGGCGCCGCGCAGGTGACGATCAACGGGCGCGCCATGCCGCTTTGGGAAAGCCATGCGCTGAGGCCGGGCGAAACGCTGGAGATCGGCCCGATGAGAGGCGCGGTCTGGGGCTATATCGCCTTTTCTGGCGGCATTGCCGTGCCGGAACTGCTCGGCTCGCGCGCCACCCATGTCCGAAACGCGATGGGCGGGTTTGAGGGCAGGGTACTTGCCGAGGGCGATCTGCTGCCGCTCGGCGAGAGCGCACTTGCCCCGCCGCAGAGACTGACGGAGATTTTCCACTATCCGCAAGGGCCGATCCGGATCGTCGCCGGGCCGCAGGATGACCGCTTCGATTCCCGGGCCTGGACGCTGCTTCTCACCGAACCGTTCTCGGTTTCCAGCCGGCGCGACCGGATGGCGAGCCTGCTCGACGGGCCGCTGCTGCGCGCAATCGGTGGCCACGATATCATTTCGGATGCCACGCCCGCCGGTTCGATCCAGGTGCCGGGCTCCGGCATTGCCACGATGCTGACGGCGGAGCGTCAGACGACCGGCGGCTATCCCAAGATCGCCACGGTGATTTCCGCCGACCTGCCGCGGCTTGCGCAGATGCCGGCCGGCAAGCCGTTCCACTTCGTCCGCATCGGCCAGGACGAGGCCGAGGCGCGGCTTCTGGCGGAACGCGAGCGGGTCGAAGCGGCAATCCGGTCGATTGCGACGCCGGTGTGA
- the pxpB gene encoding 5-oxoprolinase subunit PxpB: MVTIKPAGDQAVTVEFADRIDAAVNARVIALADALKARPVEGIVETVPTYRSLLVYYDPGRIRGAQLMPLLHERVEHLTEGGENTARHFRVPVCYRGDDALDLADLAEIKNISPEELIALHTAADYRVYMIGFAPGFTYLGGLPEALHTPRLAVPRQKVAAGAVGIGGAQAAINSLSGPSGWRYIGRTPLRLFAPERAEPSFFRAGDMIRFFEIGADEMAALERRAASGEAIVESEAA; encoded by the coding sequence GTGGTAACGATCAAGCCGGCCGGCGATCAGGCCGTGACCGTGGAATTTGCAGACAGGATCGACGCGGCCGTCAATGCCCGCGTGATCGCGCTCGCCGACGCTCTGAAGGCGCGGCCGGTGGAAGGCATTGTCGAGACCGTTCCGACCTATCGCTCGCTGCTGGTCTATTACGATCCCGGCCGCATTCGCGGCGCGCAACTGATGCCGCTGCTTCACGAGCGGGTGGAGCATCTCACCGAGGGCGGGGAAAACACGGCCCGCCATTTTCGGGTGCCGGTCTGCTATCGGGGCGATGACGCGCTTGATCTCGCAGACCTTGCCGAAATCAAGAATATCAGTCCTGAAGAGCTGATCGCGCTGCACACCGCTGCCGATTATCGGGTTTACATGATCGGGTTTGCGCCCGGCTTCACCTATCTCGGCGGCCTGCCGGAGGCGTTGCACACGCCTCGTCTCGCGGTGCCGCGCCAGAAGGTAGCGGCGGGCGCGGTCGGCATTGGCGGCGCGCAGGCGGCGATCAACTCGCTGTCCGGTCCCAGCGGCTGGCGCTATATCGGCCGCACGCCGCTTCGCCTGTTCGCCCCGGAGCGCGCCGAACCATCCTTCTTCCGCGCGGGCGACATGATCCGCTTTTTCGAGATCGGCGCCGACGAGATGGCGGCGTTGGAACGCCGCGCGGCGTCCGGCGAGGCCATTGTGGAATCGGAGGCGGCATGA
- a CDS encoding ABC transporter substrate-binding protein, translated as MKKFGFLTLGALTGALISSAAFAETITVYTSYEEDEAAAFLEKAKEAMPDIDVNLLRLSTGDLAARIIAEKANPQHDVLWGFAVTSMVNPQIEETLEAYEPKGIDTVPAQFRDPDNKWFAVTGYMAAFCVNNERLEAEGLEMPTSWADLTDPSFADEVVMPNPASSGTGYIQIDALLQMMGEDEGWAFLDKLDKNVAQYIKSGSRPCNVASMGEYTVGASYAMRAIKNIEEGYPITMVVPSEGAGNELEGNALVASSEHKDAAKRFLDWTLSPEAATAYYDWKTIVTVPGGDVPERFISAGLPEDVPAALFPVDFRAAAEDRTEIINTWQERYER; from the coding sequence ATGAAGAAATTTGGATTTTTGACGCTTGGCGCACTCACCGGCGCGCTGATCTCGAGCGCTGCCTTCGCCGAGACGATTACCGTGTATACCTCTTACGAAGAAGACGAGGCCGCAGCCTTTCTCGAAAAGGCAAAGGAGGCCATGCCCGATATCGACGTCAACCTTCTGAGGCTCTCCACCGGCGATCTCGCCGCCCGCATCATCGCGGAAAAGGCCAATCCCCAGCATGACGTTCTCTGGGGTTTTGCCGTCACTTCCATGGTCAATCCGCAGATCGAGGAAACGCTGGAAGCCTACGAGCCGAAGGGCATCGATACCGTTCCCGCGCAGTTCCGCGATCCCGACAACAAGTGGTTCGCGGTTACCGGCTACATGGCGGCATTCTGCGTCAACAATGAACGCCTCGAGGCCGAGGGGCTGGAAATGCCGACCTCGTGGGCCGATCTGACCGACCCGTCCTTTGCCGATGAGGTGGTCATGCCCAACCCGGCAAGCTCGGGCACCGGCTATATCCAGATCGATGCGCTGCTCCAGATGATGGGCGAAGACGAAGGCTGGGCCTTCCTCGACAAGCTCGACAAGAATGTCGCGCAGTACATCAAGTCCGGCTCCCGCCCCTGCAACGTCGCCTCGATGGGCGAATACACCGTCGGCGCTTCCTATGCCATGCGCGCCATCAAGAACATCGAGGAAGGCTACCCGATCACCATGGTCGTGCCCTCCGAAGGCGCCGGCAATGAGCTGGAAGGCAACGCGCTGGTCGCCTCTTCCGAGCACAAGGATGCCGCCAAGCGGTTCCTCGACTGGACCCTCAGCCCCGAAGCGGCCACGGCCTATTATGACTGGAAGACGATCGTGACGGTTCCGGGCGGCGATGTTCCGGAGCGGTTCATCTCCGCAGGTCTGCCCGAGGATGTTCCGGCCGCCCTGTTCCCGGTCGACTTCCGTGCCGCGGCCGAAGACCGCACGGAGATCATCAACACCTGGCAGGAGCGCTACGAGCGCTAA
- a CDS encoding ABC transporter ATP-binding protein, whose translation MDLSIRNLVKRFDRLTALDNVTLDVPHGNFVCFLGPSGCGKTTLLRVIAGLEDADEGTIELGGEDLTAVPTRARNFGVVFQSYSLFPNMSAARNVGYGLECRRWDKAKIGSRVDEMLDLVHLGDHRTKLPAQMSGGQQQRIALARALAPDPSLLLLDEPLSALDAKVREELRVEIRSLQQRLNLTTIMVTHDQEEALAMADVVVVMNKGTIEQIGSPRELYAEPQTAFVADFIGRMNILRLDENAPMQPSFGGVALHLADSAHTADHITALGVRPEMISLTEVDAAGDNTLSATVTGVTYLGNITRVEVVTDAEPKAPISVELHGASAVPKVGERLGIVIPAEALRVLA comes from the coding sequence ATGGACCTTTCGATCCGCAACCTTGTCAAGCGCTTCGACAGGCTGACAGCACTCGACAACGTCACGCTCGATGTCCCGCACGGAAACTTCGTCTGCTTTCTCGGTCCGTCGGGCTGCGGCAAGACCACGCTGCTGCGCGTCATCGCCGGACTGGAAGATGCGGATGAAGGCACGATCGAACTCGGCGGCGAGGACCTGACGGCGGTGCCCACGCGGGCGCGCAATTTCGGTGTCGTGTTCCAGTCCTATTCGCTGTTTCCCAACATGAGCGCGGCGCGCAATGTCGGTTACGGGCTCGAATGCCGGCGCTGGGACAAGGCCAAGATTGGCAGCCGCGTCGACGAGATGCTCGACCTCGTGCACCTTGGCGACCATCGCACCAAACTGCCGGCGCAGATGTCGGGCGGCCAGCAGCAGCGCATCGCGCTGGCGCGCGCGCTTGCGCCCGATCCGTCCCTGCTTCTGCTCGACGAGCCGCTGTCGGCACTTGACGCCAAAGTGCGCGAGGAACTGCGCGTCGAGATCCGCAGCCTGCAGCAGCGCCTGAACCTGACCACGATCATGGTCACGCACGATCAGGAAGAGGCGCTGGCGATGGCGGATGTCGTCGTGGTCATGAACAAGGGGACCATCGAACAGATCGGCTCCCCCCGCGAACTCTATGCCGAGCCGCAAACCGCCTTCGTCGCCGATTTCATCGGCCGCATGAACATCTTGCGGCTGGATGAGAACGCACCCATGCAGCCGAGCTTCGGCGGCGTGGCGCTCCACCTTGCAGACAGTGCACACACCGCGGATCATATCACGGCCCTCGGCGTGCGCCCGGAAATGATTTCGCTGACCGAGGTCGACGCCGCCGGCGACAACACCCTGAGCGCAACCGTCACCGGCGTTACCTATCTCGGCAACATCACCCGCGTCGAGGTGGTGACGGATGCCGAGCCCAAGGCGCCGATCAGCGTTGAGCTGCACGGCGCGAGCGCGGTTCCGAAAGTGGGCGAGCGTCTCGGCATCGTTATCCCGGCCGAAGCCCTGAGGGTGCTTGCATGA
- a CDS encoding ABC transporter permease subunit produces the protein MSNAVKTASRPARGTDIADRASIWAMTLFVAALLIIFLLLPLLGILMRSLETPDGLGLGNFIATFSTMRFWELVGDSILVSLTSTAIVVVVAYGYAYALQRAIIPGKWFLRIVILVPLFAPSLVQAQGLILLLGRNGILNRFLGFDLDIYGFWGVAIANALYAFPYAFLILSAALAVADARIYESAEALGAGPLRIFRDVTLPATRYGLAATLFIVFMLAITDFGNPMVIGGDFNVLATEVYNQVIGQAQFGLGAVIGVALLVPAMFAKLIEKRMTARQHALVTEQSRPLTPRPSARRDLFFSLYAYVVAGLVVSVVGIVVFASFVHLWPYNMSFTLRHYRFDVQNGTDPLWNSVFVAFATAIVGIIVTGLGAIVVHKFKTALTGPLSFLAILPAAVPGIVLGLGYILVFNSPANPLNFLYGTFALIVILEVYYNHAHAFLISSTSLKQIGATFDEASTTLGGTSMTTLRKVTLPLIWPTLLGVGVFYFMRSMVSLSAVIFLVTPSTQLASVSVLQLSDRGAINQAAAFSVCIMGIVVLCLIVVRVLMRLAGVKNVNLIR, from the coding sequence ATGAGCAACGCCGTGAAGACCGCAAGCCGTCCCGCCCGCGGCACCGACATTGCCGACCGCGCCAGCATCTGGGCGATGACGCTGTTCGTCGCAGCCCTCCTGATCATCTTTCTGCTGCTGCCGCTGCTGGGCATCCTGATGCGCAGCCTGGAGACCCCGGACGGTCTCGGCCTCGGCAATTTCATCGCCACCTTCTCGACCATGCGTTTCTGGGAACTCGTCGGCGACAGCATTCTGGTCTCGCTCACCTCCACGGCAATCGTGGTGGTGGTCGCCTATGGCTATGCCTATGCGCTTCAGCGCGCGATCATTCCCGGCAAATGGTTCCTGCGCATCGTGATCCTGGTGCCGCTGTTCGCGCCATCGCTGGTTCAGGCCCAAGGCCTGATCCTGCTTCTCGGACGCAACGGCATCCTCAACCGCTTTCTCGGCTTTGATCTCGACATCTACGGCTTCTGGGGCGTGGCGATCGCCAATGCGCTTTACGCCTTTCCCTACGCCTTCCTGATCCTGTCGGCGGCGCTCGCCGTGGCGGACGCCCGGATCTATGAAAGCGCCGAGGCGCTTGGCGCCGGCCCGCTGCGCATCTTCCGCGACGTGACGCTGCCCGCGACCCGCTATGGGCTGGCCGCCACGCTGTTCATCGTGTTCATGCTGGCGATCACCGACTTCGGTAATCCGATGGTGATCGGCGGCGATTTCAACGTGCTGGCGACGGAGGTCTACAACCAGGTCATCGGTCAGGCCCAGTTCGGCCTCGGCGCGGTCATCGGCGTGGCGCTTCTGGTGCCGGCCATGTTTGCCAAGCTGATCGAAAAGCGGATGACGGCGCGTCAGCACGCGCTGGTCACCGAGCAATCCCGGCCGCTGACGCCCCGGCCTTCTGCCCGGCGCGACCTGTTCTTCTCGCTCTATGCCTATGTTGTGGCGGGGCTGGTTGTTTCCGTGGTCGGCATCGTTGTGTTCGCGAGCTTCGTGCATCTGTGGCCGTACAATATGAGCTTCACGCTGCGCCACTACCGCTTCGACGTCCAGAACGGCACGGACCCGCTCTGGAACAGCGTTTTCGTCGCTTTCGCAACGGCCATTGTCGGCATCATCGTCACTGGGCTCGGCGCCATCGTGGTGCACAAGTTCAAGACCGCGCTGACCGGGCCACTGTCGTTTCTTGCGATCCTGCCGGCCGCGGTGCCCGGCATCGTGCTCGGTCTCGGCTATATCCTGGTGTTCAATTCGCCCGCCAATCCGCTCAACTTCCTCTACGGAACCTTTGCGCTAATCGTGATCCTCGAGGTCTATTACAACCACGCCCATGCCTTCCTGATCTCGTCGACCAGCCTGAAGCAGATCGGCGCGACATTTGACGAGGCCTCGACGACGCTCGGCGGCACTTCGATGACGACCCTGCGCAAGGTCACGCTGCCGCTCATCTGGCCGACCCTTCTGGGCGTGGGCGTGTTCTATTTCATGCGCTCCATGGTCTCGCTGTCGGCGGTAATTTTCCTCGTCACCCCCTCGACCCAGCTTGCCTCGGTCTCGGTCCTGCAATTGTCGGATCGCGGCGCGATCAACCAGGCGGCCGCCTTTTCGGTCTGCATCATGGGGATCGTGGTGCTGTGCCTGATCGTCGTGCGCGTGCTGATGCGGCTCGCCGGCGTCAAGAATGTAAATCTCATAAGATAA
- a CDS encoding HAD family hydrolase, producing the protein MTASPIKAILFDKDGTLLDYQRTWAPINRAAADLAASGDPALAAHLLSVGGMDPESGQTSSNSLLAAGNTDEIARAWIEAGARFSVGELTAALDTLFTAAVSDAVPVTNLVKLFRNLHERGFRLGIASSDSQAAIEGLVERLSLTPWIDFIAGYDSGYGVKPEPGMLLAFCEAMGVSPAQTAVVGDNPHDMNMAISGGAGLRVGVLTGTGTRDVLQPLCDVCLPGIQTLATDIFENIAASRT; encoded by the coding sequence ATGACGGCCTCCCCCATCAAGGCCATCCTTTTCGACAAGGATGGCACCCTCCTCGATTACCAGCGCACCTGGGCGCCCATCAACCGGGCCGCAGCCGATCTCGCCGCGAGCGGCGATCCGGCGCTTGCCGCGCATCTTCTGAGCGTTGGCGGCATGGACCCCGAAAGCGGGCAGACATCGTCAAACAGCCTGCTGGCCGCCGGCAATACCGACGAGATCGCCAGGGCCTGGATCGAGGCCGGCGCACGATTCAGCGTCGGCGAACTGACCGCCGCGCTCGATACGCTGTTTACCGCCGCGGTGTCGGACGCCGTTCCGGTCACCAACCTGGTCAAGCTTTTTCGCAACCTGCATGAGCGCGGGTTCCGGCTCGGCATCGCCAGCAGCGACAGCCAGGCGGCGATCGAAGGACTGGTGGAGCGCCTGTCGCTGACCCCGTGGATCGATTTCATCGCCGGCTATGACAGCGGCTACGGCGTCAAGCCGGAACCCGGCATGCTGCTGGCGTTTTGCGAGGCGATGGGCGTTTCCCCCGCGCAGACCGCGGTCGTCGGCGACAATCCCCATGACATGAACATGGCGATTTCCGGCGGGGCGGGTCTCAGGGTCGGCGTTCTGACGGGAACGGGAACGCGCGACGTGTTGCAGCCTCTGTGCGATGTCTGCCTTCCGGGGATCCAGACGCTCGCCACCGACATTTTCGAGAACATAGCGGCCTCAAGGACATGA
- a CDS encoding DeoR/GlpR family DNA-binding transcription regulator: MEKNFYISVEEISDFFTVTTQTARRDILALEKAGRVRRLHGGAVLVGPLEETVYRRRRVDNAEQKQRIGELVADLVPDGASIFIDSGTTCEAIARALSSRNHLRVLTYSLRVATILNENTNFTLAVPGGFVRPIHGGIFQEETPEFIRNFKFDSAIISVSGIDNDGDLCDDDHAESVVATAAMAQSRHTLLAVDSSKFGKRAMVRLGSISDVDTLVTDTMPGGDIRRLLDENGVEIVC, encoded by the coding sequence ATGGAGAAGAACTTCTATATCTCCGTAGAGGAGATTTCCGATTTCTTCACGGTGACCACCCAGACGGCCCGGCGCGATATTCTGGCGCTTGAAAAGGCGGGTCGCGTGCGCCGTCTTCACGGCGGGGCGGTGCTTGTCGGCCCGCTGGAGGAAACCGTATACCGCCGTCGGCGCGTCGACAATGCGGAGCAGAAGCAGCGCATCGGCGAACTTGTTGCCGACCTTGTGCCGGATGGCGCCTCGATCTTCATCGATTCCGGCACCACCTGCGAGGCGATCGCCCGCGCGCTGTCGAGCCGCAATCATCTCAGGGTTCTGACCTACAGCCTCAGGGTGGCGACGATCCTGAACGAGAACACCAATTTCACGCTGGCCGTCCCCGGCGGTTTTGTGCGTCCGATCCATGGCGGTATCTTCCAGGAAGAGACGCCCGAATTCATCCGCAACTTCAAGTTCGACAGTGCGATCATCTCGGTGAGCGGCATCGACAACGACGGCGACCTCTGCGACGACGACCATGCCGAGAGCGTGGTCGCGACGGCGGCGATGGCGCAATCGCGCCACACGCTTCTGGCCGTGGACAGCAGCAAGTTCGGCAAGCGCGCCATGGTGCGGCTGGGTTCGATATCCGATGTGGACACGCTTGTTACCGACACCATGCCGGGAGGGGATATCCGTCGTCTTCTGGATGAAAACGGCGTCGAGATCGTTTGCTGA
- a CDS encoding autotransporter domain-containing protein, protein MNGIIQRLGSRAHISGKMLGLLSGVSLLAVSAVPATAEDNALRIISLNTWGASTLIPEAADLLSSGNYDFITIQEYRNSYGVDIQKKMAELGAGDYSLHEKGDTGLAWRDKDIIDYSNTDEPVHVVVGGENGRPQTIIATEHLDYRDDAFLHRNREAHELNDWAAGKASPIIMTGDFNAGDISERGLLEVVQQEFMMKRARETGNADHKAWALQYVARNHAIGSEKYAAAEAYINRETNTAPEGLFTDETYPVAGNTPYTMNLLKKQYQILQNPEDRERFAPHKLADGSTTWPSVEEDDEAFKWPSWGRTQIDHFIASRPYAKWWELTDAEDDRYVGGVLDQDISTTESGKALSDHEPLAHEIRWKGPNVEEIGDDSGKVRLTFDANTRDSAERAGEFRLSRNNHRTDVYLGQLSDEDGRPIYAQAPEVSEDRLGFLLANAVYDRHDPEAFQEELSLYVPAEQQAVYKAYLDKLTDTSNPEFFRNVLDDYFQAHRDEFPGIGSISDMSWEQWGDILMKYVDEDLAFDTKPENPAWDELVATLGLNDPAVRAALSEKTGLDFENDPFAPLKLALDCADAQHLSLQGARAMCVDDHERFRDIVVTAGKTVAIDESAALGSTDGLITLDNGGIRTAGPDDDWAQWTGPITSIDKAIRFDGRGWIDVSHPTVPVTALKTFSGDGTFEKRGVGTLLLTADSSGFAGTTLVNEGKLLVGDENGVGALGGSMTVNDGAILGGSGTIGSGAGSLVAIAAGGTLSPGNSIGTLTIDGDLSFASGSIFAVEVDPETGLSDAVTVTGKASLDGTLAHVGFDGVYDPRSTYTVLSAGEIEGQFASVTSDFAFLTPDFIYGASEIGLKLQRNDRDFASLAQTANQAAVAASVESIGFTAGNQLYDAIVMLPDDPDFIRNGFDQLSGEIHASVKSALIEESGIVRGAEADRLRAAFGTVGASSAPVLAYGPDGANLAAPDQADGIAAWGSAFGAWNKFDGNANAAGLDSATGGLLVGVDIPVAETWRVGALAGYSRSSFDSDDRASSGSSDNYSLGLYAGSQWGGLGFRSGLAYTWHQIDTSRSVYIPGLSNTLDSSYDAGTFQAFGELGYQFDLSDVQLEPFANLAYVNLDSDGYSETGGAAALNGASGSSDTTFTTVGLRVSSDFMLGQTKAKASGMIGWRHAFGDITPSVTQAFAGSTPFTITGVAVAEDAAVVEAGLDFDLSPNTTIGVSYQGQFGDDVSYNGVNARLQVKF, encoded by the coding sequence ATGAATGGTATCATTCAGCGGCTGGGAAGCCGCGCGCACATTTCAGGCAAGATGCTGGGCCTTCTGAGCGGCGTTTCGCTGCTGGCCGTCAGCGCTGTTCCGGCGACCGCCGAAGACAATGCGCTGCGCATCATCTCCCTGAACACCTGGGGGGCATCGACGCTCATTCCCGAAGCGGCCGATCTTCTTTCATCGGGCAATTACGACTTCATCACCATCCAGGAATATCGCAACAGCTACGGCGTCGACATCCAGAAGAAGATGGCCGAGCTTGGCGCCGGCGACTATTCGCTGCACGAGAAGGGCGATACCGGGCTCGCATGGCGCGACAAGGACATCATCGATTACAGCAATACCGATGAGCCGGTTCACGTCGTTGTCGGTGGCGAGAACGGTCGCCCGCAGACGATCATCGCGACGGAGCATCTCGACTATCGCGATGATGCCTTCCTCCATCGCAACCGCGAAGCCCATGAGCTGAACGACTGGGCCGCAGGCAAGGCAAGCCCCATTATCATGACGGGGGACTTCAACGCGGGCGACATCTCCGAGCGCGGACTACTGGAAGTGGTTCAGCAGGAATTCATGATGAAGCGCGCGCGCGAGACCGGCAATGCGGACCACAAGGCCTGGGCGCTGCAATATGTCGCGCGCAATCACGCCATCGGTTCGGAAAAATACGCCGCCGCCGAAGCTTATATCAACCGCGAGACCAATACCGCGCCGGAAGGCCTGTTCACCGACGAGACCTATCCCGTGGCGGGCAACACGCCCTACACGATGAACCTTCTGAAGAAGCAGTACCAGATCCTGCAGAACCCCGAGGATCGCGAGCGCTTCGCCCCCCACAAGCTGGCGGATGGCAGCACCACATGGCCGAGCGTCGAGGAAGACGACGAGGCCTTCAAATGGCCGTCCTGGGGCCGCACCCAGATCGACCACTTCATTGCGTCGCGCCCCTATGCCAAATGGTGGGAACTGACAGATGCCGAAGACGATCGCTATGTCGGCGGCGTTCTCGATCAGGACATCAGCACCACCGAGAGCGGCAAGGCGCTTTCCGACCACGAACCACTCGCCCACGAAATCCGCTGGAAGGGTCCCAATGTCGAGGAAATCGGCGACGACAGCGGCAAGGTTCGCCTGACCTTCGACGCCAACACGCGCGATTCCGCCGAGCGCGCCGGCGAGTTCCGGCTGTCGCGCAACAACCACCGCACCGATGTCTATCTCGGCCAGCTTTCCGATGAGGATGGCCGTCCGATCTATGCGCAGGCCCCTGAAGTCAGCGAGGACCGTCTCGGCTTCCTGCTTGCCAACGCAGTCTATGACCGTCACGACCCGGAAGCCTTCCAGGAGGAGCTTTCCCTCTACGTGCCCGCCGAACAGCAGGCGGTTTACAAGGCCTATCTCGACAAGCTGACAGACACCTCCAATCCTGAGTTCTTCCGCAACGTTCTCGACGACTATTTCCAGGCGCATCGCGACGAGTTCCCGGGCATCGGCAGCATCAGCGACATGAGCTGGGAGCAATGGGGCGATATCCTCATGAAATATGTCGATGAGGACCTCGCCTTCGACACCAAGCCGGAAAACCCGGCCTGGGACGAGCTTGTGGCAACGCTTGGCCTCAACGATCCAGCCGTGCGCGCCGCGCTTTCCGAGAAGACCGGGCTCGACTTCGAAAACGACCCCTTCGCCCCCCTCAAGCTGGCGCTCGATTGCGCCGATGCACAACATCTCTCGCTTCAGGGCGCCCGCGCGATGTGCGTGGACGATCATGAGCGCTTCCGCGATATCGTCGTCACCGCCGGCAAGACCGTCGCCATTGACGAGAGCGCCGCGCTCGGCTCGACCGACGGTCTGATCACGCTCGACAATGGCGGCATCCGCACCGCCGGACCGGACGATGACTGGGCGCAGTGGACCGGCCCGATCACGTCGATCGACAAGGCCATCCGTTTCGACGGCCGGGGCTGGATCGACGTCTCGCATCCGACGGTTCCGGTCACCGCCCTCAAGACGTTCTCCGGCGACGGCACGTTTGAAAAGCGCGGCGTAGGCACCCTGCTTTTGACGGCCGACAGCTCCGGCTTTGCCGGCACCACGCTGGTCAATGAGGGCAAGCTCTTGGTGGGCGACGAAAACGGCGTCGGCGCGCTCGGCGGCAGCATGACCGTCAATGACGGCGCGATACTCGGCGGCTCCGGCACGATCGGCTCCGGCGCGGGTTCGCTGGTCGCAATCGCCGCGGGCGGCACGCTGTCGCCGGGCAATTCCATCGGCACGCTGACGATCGACGGCGATCTTTCCTTCGCCTCCGGCTCGATCTTCGCTGTCGAAGTGGACCCGGAAACCGGCCTGAGCGATGCGGTGACGGTCACCGGCAAGGCCTCGCTGGACGGAACGCTCGCGCATGTCGGCTTTGACGGCGTCTATGATCCGCGCTCGACCTACACCGTCCTCTCGGCCGGTGAGATCGAGGGCCAGTTTGCAAGCGTCACCTCCGATTTCGCCTTCCTGACGCCCGACTTCATCTATGGCGCGAGCGAAATCGGCCTGAAGCTGCAGCGCAACGACCGCGATTTCGCATCGCTGGCTCAAACCGCCAACCAGGCGGCCGTTGCGGCAAGTGTGGAGTCGATCGGCTTTACCGCCGGAAACCAGCTCTATGACGCGATCGTCATGCTGCCGGACGATCCCGATTTCATCCGCAACGGCTTCGACCAGCTTTCCGGCGAGATCCATGCGTCGGTCAAATCGGCGTTGATCGAGGAAAGCGGCATCGTCCGCGGCGCGGAAGCCGATCGCCTGCGGGCAGCCTTCGGCACGGTCGGCGCATCGTCGGCGCCGGTTCTCGCCTACGGGCCGGACGGGGCTAACCTTGCCGCCCCCGATCAGGCAGACGGGATCGCCGCCTGGGGCAGCGCCTTCGGGGCGTGGAACAAGTTCGACGGCAACGCCAATGCCGCCGGCCTCGACAGCGCGACGGGCGGCCTGCTGGTCGGCGTCGACATCCCGGTTGCCGAAACCTGGCGCGTCGGCGCGCTCGCCGGCTACAGCCGTTCGAGCTTCGACAGCGACGACCGCGCGTCGTCGGGTTCCAGCGACAACTACTCGCTCGGCCTCTATGCCGGTTCGCAGTGGGGTGGCCTCGGCTTCCGCTCGGGCCTTGCCTATACGTGGCACCAGATCGATACCAGCCGTTCGGTGTACATCCCGGGCCTCTCGAACACGCTCGACAGCAGCTATGACGCCGGCACCTTCCAGGCGTTCGGAGAACTCGGCTATCAGTTCGATCTCTCTGACGTTCAGCTGGAGCCGTTCGCCAACCTCGCCTATGTCAATCTGGATAGCGATGGCTACAGCGAGACCGGCGGCGCTGCGGCGCTGAACGGCGCAAGCGGAAGCTCCGACACGACCTTCACCACCGTGGGGCTGCGCGTATCGTCCGACTTCATGCTGGGCCAGACAAAGGCGAAGGCAAGCGGCATGATCGGCTGGCGTCACGCCTTCGGCGATATCACGCCGTCCGTCACGCAGGCCTTTGCGGGCTCGACGCCGTTCACCATCACCGGCGTCGCCGTTGCCGAGGATGCCGCCGTGGTCGAGGCCGGTCTCGATTTCGACCTGTCACCCAACACCACGATCGGCGTTTCCTACCAGGGCCAGTTCGGCGACGACGTCAGCTACAACGGCGTCAACGCAAGGCTCCAGGTGAAGTTCTGA